One Nostoc punctiforme PCC 73102 DNA window includes the following coding sequences:
- a CDS encoding AAA family ATPase: MDDIFKGFEHLLEIAKALEEKVEKGELKTSIQIRSHNLSSIPRQGNIPRTSNSSRVRSNSTVGTTPMDDTDVTPPSARTNSKAAWQGIGGLADVLQEIRELVEIPLKRPDLLVKLGLEPPRGVLLVGPPGTGKTLTARVLAEELELNYIAINGPEVMSKYYGEAEARLRSIFEKATRSAPCLIFIDEIDSLAPDRSQVEGEVEKRLVAQLLGLMDGFAKTEGVLVLAATNRPDYLDPALRRPGRFDREVQFRVPDRDGRLEILTILTSAMPLETSVNLGAIADLAVGFVGADIKALCQKAAYIALRRQVPSLNSPVPENMTIVQQDFLEAIKEIKPSVLRDVAIEVPSVSWDDIGGLDDVKQKLQESVEGALLYPELYEQTKAKPPRGILLWGSPGTGKTLLAKAIASQARANFIAVNGPELLSRWVGAAEQAVRELFRKARQAAPCVVFIDEIDTLAPARGRFTGDSGVSDRVVGQLLTELDGLHECPKVLLVGATNRPEALDPALLRAGRLDLQIKIDLPDRASRLAILRVHNLDRPLVDVDLETWATVTEGWNGADLALLSNQAALSAIRRYRAQGLTDSSLIQITNDDFQVTYQMLANQHQSQ; the protein is encoded by the coding sequence ATGGACGACATATTTAAAGGATTTGAACACCTATTAGAAATTGCCAAAGCTTTAGAAGAAAAAGTAGAGAAAGGCGAGTTAAAAACTTCTATTCAAATTCGCTCTCATAATCTCAGTAGTATTCCCCGGCAAGGCAATATTCCGAGAACAAGTAATTCTAGCCGAGTCCGATCCAATTCCACCGTTGGCACTACACCAATGGATGATACTGATGTTACCCCCCCATCAGCTCGGACGAACTCAAAAGCTGCTTGGCAAGGTATCGGCGGCTTGGCTGATGTTCTCCAAGAAATCAGAGAGTTAGTTGAAATTCCACTTAAACGTCCAGATTTATTGGTGAAATTAGGGTTAGAGCCTCCGCGTGGGGTTTTGCTCGTTGGCCCGCCTGGTACGGGAAAAACTTTAACAGCCCGTGTTTTGGCAGAAGAGTTAGAGTTAAACTACATTGCCATCAATGGCCCAGAGGTGATGAGCAAGTATTACGGGGAAGCAGAAGCTCGTTTGCGAAGTATTTTTGAGAAAGCAACTCGTTCTGCTCCCTGCCTGATATTTATTGACGAAATTGACAGCCTTGCCCCAGATCGCAGCCAAGTGGAAGGTGAAGTTGAAAAAAGACTAGTGGCGCAGTTGCTTGGGTTAATGGATGGGTTTGCCAAAACCGAGGGCGTACTTGTATTAGCGGCAACAAATCGTCCCGATTATCTCGATCCGGCGCTGCGTCGTCCGGGACGCTTCGATCGCGAAGTTCAGTTTCGGGTTCCCGATCGCGATGGACGATTGGAAATTCTCACGATTTTAACAAGTGCCATGCCCTTGGAGACTTCGGTTAATTTAGGAGCGATCGCTGATTTGGCTGTCGGTTTTGTTGGTGCCGATATCAAAGCTCTTTGCCAAAAAGCAGCTTACATTGCCCTTCGTCGTCAAGTCCCCTCACTCAACAGCCCCGTTCCTGAGAACATGACTATCGTACAGCAGGATTTTCTCGAAGCAATTAAGGAGATAAAACCCTCAGTTCTCAGGGATGTAGCAATTGAAGTACCGAGCGTCAGTTGGGATGACATTGGTGGTTTGGATGATGTGAAACAAAAACTTCAAGAATCTGTAGAGGGCGCACTCCTCTATCCCGAACTATACGAGCAAACAAAAGCCAAGCCTCCCCGTGGGATTCTGTTGTGGGGGTCGCCTGGAACGGGAAAAACCTTACTTGCAAAAGCGATCGCTTCTCAGGCTAGAGCCAACTTTATTGCTGTGAATGGCCCGGAATTACTCAGCCGATGGGTAGGTGCAGCAGAACAGGCAGTCAGAGAACTTTTTCGCAAAGCTCGGCAAGCAGCTCCTTGCGTTGTGTTTATAGATGAAATTGATACCCTGGCACCAGCACGGGGACGATTCACTGGTGATTCTGGAGTTAGCGATCGCGTTGTTGGTCAACTGCTCACCGAACTGGATGGGTTGCATGAATGCCCGAAAGTACTGTTAGTAGGAGCAACCAATCGTCCAGAAGCGCTCGATCCTGCCTTGCTCAGAGCAGGAAGATTGGACTTACAAATAAAAATCGATCTACCAGATCGAGCCAGCCGATTAGCGATTTTACGAGTTCACAATCTAGATCGTCCCCTGGTTGATGTCGATTTAGAAACCTGGGCGACAGTTACCGAGGGTTGGAATGGAGCAGACTTGGCTTTGTTGAGCAATCAAGCTGCTTTAAGCGCCATTCGTCGATACCGCGCCCAAGGATTGACTGACTCCAGCTTGATTCAGATTACAAATGATGATTTCCAAGTTACATACCAAATGCTTGCTAATCAGCATCAATCTCAATAG
- a CDS encoding pentapeptide repeat-containing protein has protein sequence MANRIHLSLLQNGEEWNNKVDLDPNFKADLSDADLSGQDFSYRNFTGANLANVNFNKCNLTGANFDKANLVRAKFKGAKLLSTYFTEANLSSADFSPYEKTMGNIVEPIKTDFSLANFTDAITDKANFTDVRFFKTTMPDRSLHTSH, from the coding sequence ATGGCTAACAGAATACACTTGAGCTTACTGCAAAATGGAGAGGAGTGGAACAATAAAGTGGACTTAGATCCAAACTTTAAAGCCGATCTTAGCGATGCTGACCTTTCTGGACAAGATTTTTCTTATAGAAATTTTACAGGTGCTAATTTAGCTAATGTTAACTTTAATAAATGCAATTTAACAGGAGCTAATTTTGATAAAGCTAATTTAGTGAGGGCTAAATTCAAAGGAGCTAAATTATTATCAACGTATTTTACTGAGGCTAATTTAAGCAGTGCTGATTTTAGCCCTTACGAAAAAACTATGGGGAATATAGTAGAACCTATAAAAACAGATTTTAGCCTTGCGAACTTTACTGATGCTATTACAGATAAAGCAAATTTTACTGACGTTAGATTTTTCAAAACAACTATGCCAGATCGTAGTTTGCATACTTCACACTAG
- a CDS encoding WD40 repeat domain-containing protein has protein sequence MVNSSKGDINIGYNVQGISEYDFFSDSNFEDIHCRPLKTDSPYLGLKTFELKDKDNFFGREKWIANLGDRLKKDNVLLLLGASDTGKSSLIRAGLIPYLGSHKKSLINISFHPDESPFKSIYQCLASTFGKKSPIADIAREIRANTLIKIVTFLKQDYQHVLIFIDQFEELFTKTQKPERDKFVASLFQLFQQQDSSVKIVLTMQSDFLDRFSEYPQLAKIHDRYSRIVTRMSDGELKLAIAEPAARNGVTFEQGLVEQIIHDFHQQNDYLPLLAYTLNLLWEKENIANRVLKTKTYKELKEQTFGYLSEQANQFINASVGWRDRQEQEIQKLNLALTELKLREQSARVLNLLPVQPLEGLVLAIQTMGENLEKYPNQLLAPVLGSLKEAMNTPTEANSLRGHEQEVNCVAFSPDGKFIASGSSDSTLCLWNIIGNPTAQFLCGHEQEVNCIAFSPDGKFIASGSIDGILCLWDLQGNLITQPWQGHEEGVISVAFSPNSDGCANPSGVSIVSVGFDGTVCLWDLQGNAITQPWRGHKEGVISVAFSPNGDCIISVGFDGTVCLWDLEGNTITQPWHKHEAKIICATFSPDRKFIVSGGSDSTVRLWDIQGNPIGQPWHGHEGHVNSVAFSPDGKFIISGSCDRTIRLWNINGNSITQTWRGHEGEVNSLAFSPDGKLIISGGDRTVRLWELHQILQDRVIGRSQRKYENWVNSVAFSPDGQWIVSASNDSTIRLWDSNGNPTGQPWQGHEKEVNSVAFSPDGQWIVSASNDSTIRLWDSNGNPIGQPWQGHEKEVNSVAFSPDGQWIVSASNDSTIRLWDSNGNPIGQPWQGHEKEVNSVAFSPDGQWIVSASNDSTVRLWDSNGNPTGQPWQGHEKEVNSVAFSPDGQWIISASNDSTIRLWDSNGNPIGQPWQGHEKEVNSVAFSPDGQWIISASNDSTIRLWDSNGNPIGQPWRGHEYWVNSAAFSPDGQWIASGSLDGTVRLWHCGWQEWLQVCCNRLHYHPVFQNPENGSDLEIAHQTCQKYVWNPQFPKQLHNQGAAKLKEKAFSAALEDFKLTVQLNFISHWKDRLAWQSVPTENQ, from the coding sequence ATGGTTAACAGTTCTAAAGGCGATATAAATATTGGGTATAATGTCCAAGGTATTTCTGAATACGACTTTTTTTCTGACAGTAATTTTGAGGACATTCATTGTCGTCCACTTAAAACAGACTCTCCCTACTTAGGACTAAAAACTTTTGAACTTAAAGATAAAGACAACTTTTTTGGTCGGGAGAAGTGGATTGCTAATCTGGGCGATCGCTTAAAAAAAGATAATGTACTCTTGCTTTTAGGAGCATCAGACACTGGCAAATCATCATTGATTCGGGCAGGTTTAATTCCTTATTTAGGATCTCATAAAAAATCATTAATTAATATAAGTTTTCACCCAGATGAAAGTCCTTTTAAATCTATTTATCAGTGTCTTGCTTCTACTTTTGGTAAAAAATCGCCAATAGCGGATATTGCTCGAGAAATAAGAGCAAATACCCTAATTAAAATTGTCACATTCCTCAAACAAGATTATCAGCACGTTCTGATTTTTATTGACCAATTTGAAGAACTGTTTACAAAAACTCAAAAACCGGAACGCGATAAATTTGTTGCTAGTCTCTTTCAACTGTTCCAGCAGCAGGATAGCTCTGTCAAAATTGTTTTAACAATGCAGTCTGATTTTTTGGATAGATTTAGTGAGTATCCCCAACTTGCGAAGATCCACGATCGCTATAGTCGTATAGTCACTAGAATGAGCGATGGAGAATTAAAGTTAGCGATCGCTGAACCTGCTGCTAGAAATGGCGTTACCTTTGAACAAGGATTAGTTGAGCAAATTATTCATGATTTTCACCAACAAAATGATTATTTACCACTTCTGGCATACACCCTGAATTTATTGTGGGAAAAGGAAAATATTGCAAACCGGGTTCTGAAGACAAAGACTTATAAAGAACTAAAAGAGCAAACGTTTGGTTATTTAAGCGAACAAGCTAATCAATTTATTAATGCTAGTGTTGGATGGCGCGATCGCCAGGAACAAGAGATTCAAAAGTTAAACCTTGCACTGACTGAATTAAAACTGCGCGAGCAATCCGCCAGGGTTTTGAATTTACTTCCTGTCCAACCACTAGAGGGTTTGGTGCTGGCAATTCAAACAATGGGTGAGAATCTAGAGAAATACCCAAACCAGCTTCTAGCTCCTGTTTTGGGAAGCTTAAAGGAAGCAATGAACACACCCACAGAGGCAAATAGCTTGCGTGGACACGAGCAAGAAGTGAATTGTGTAGCCTTTAGTCCTGATGGCAAGTTTATTGCTAGTGGGAGTAGCGATTCTACGCTGTGCTTGTGGAATATCATTGGCAATCCTACTGCTCAATTTTTGTGTGGACACGAGCAAGAGGTTAATTGTATAGCCTTTAGTCCTGATGGCAAGTTTATTGCTAGTGGCAGTATTGACGGAATTTTGTGTTTATGGGATCTACAAGGTAATCTCATTACTCAACCGTGGCAGGGACATGAGGAAGGAGTTATTTCCGTCGCCTTTAGCCCAAATAGCGATGGCTGCGCCAACCCCTCTGGGGTAAGCATTGTCAGTGTTGGTTTTGACGGAACGGTGTGTTTGTGGGATTTACAAGGTAACGCCATTACTCAACCTTGGCGCGGACACAAGGAAGGAGTTATTTCCGTCGCCTTTAGCCCAAATGGCGATTGCATTATCAGTGTTGGTTTTGACGGAACGGTATGTTTGTGGGATTTAGAAGGTAACACCATCACTCAACCCTGGCACAAACATGAGGCAAAAATTATTTGCGCCACCTTTAGCCCCGATCGCAAGTTTATTGTCAGTGGTGGTAGTGATTCTACAGTGCGGTTGTGGGACATACAAGGTAATCCCATCGGTCAACCTTGGCACGGGCATGAAGGACATGTAAATTCTGTAGCGTTTAGCCCTGATGGCAAGTTTATTATTAGTGGTAGCTGCGATCGGACAATACGCTTGTGGAATATCAATGGCAACTCTATCACTCAAACTTGGCGCGGACATGAAGGAGAGGTTAATTCCCTAGCCTTTAGCCCCGATGGCAAGCTGATTATCAGTGGTGGCGATCGCACTGTGCGTTTGTGGGAGCTACATCAAATACTACAAGATCGGGTCATCGGGCGATCGCAGCGCAAATATGAGAATTGGGTCAATTCTGTAGCCTTTAGCCCTGATGGTCAGTGGATTGTCAGTGCCAGCAATGATTCGACAATCCGCTTGTGGGATAGCAATGGCAACCCCACTGGTCAACCTTGGCAGGGACATGAAAAAGAAGTTAATTCTGTCGCCTTTAGCCCTGATGGTCAGTGGATTGTCAGTGCCAGTAATGATTCGACAATCCGCTTGTGGGATAGCAATGGCAACCCCATTGGTCAACCTTGGCAGGGACATGAAAAAGAAGTTAATTCTGTCGCCTTTAGCCCTGATGGTCAGTGGATTGTCAGTGCCAGTAATGATTCGACAATCCGCTTGTGGGATAGCAATGGCAACCCCATTGGTCAACCTTGGCAGGGACATGAAAAAGAAGTTAATTCTGTCGCCTTTAGCCCTGATGGTCAGTGGATTGTCAGTGCCAGTAATGATTCGACAGTGCGCTTGTGGGATAGCAATGGCAACCCCACTGGTCAACCTTGGCAGGGACATGAAAAAGAAGTTAATTCTGTCGCCTTTAGCCCTGATGGTCAGTGGATTATCAGTGCCAGCAATGATTCGACAATCCGCTTGTGGGATAGCAATGGCAACCCCATTGGTCAACCTTGGCAGGGACATGAAAAAGAAGTTAATTCTGTCGCCTTTAGCCCTGATGGTCAGTGGATTATCAGTGCCAGCAATGATTCGACAATCCGCTTGTGGGATAGCAATGGCAACCCCATTGGTCAACCTTGGCGCGGACATGAGTATTGGGTAAATTCCGCAGCTTTTAGCCCTGATGGTCAGTGGATTGCCAGTGGTAGTCTTGATGGAACAGTCCGCTTGTGGCACTGTGGGTGGCAAGAATGGTTGCAAGTTTGCTGCAACAGGTTACATTATCATCCCGTCTTTCAAAATCCTGAAAATGGTAGCGATCTAGAAATTGCTCACCAAACTTGTCAAAAATATGTATGGAATCCACAATTCCCTAAACAGTTGCACAACCAAGGTGCAGCCAAGCTAAAAGAGAAAGCTTTTTCAGCAGCTTTGGAGGACTTTAAGCTAACAGTTCAACTTAATTTCATATCGCACTGGAAAGATCGCCTTGCTTGGCAATCAGTACCCACAGAGAACCAATAA
- a CDS encoding bluetail domain-containing putative surface protein — protein MGNDILLGGGNGDDLLVGGAGADNLTGGNGADTFRFALSDSLLSNFDRITDLKIGTDIINGPTAVSAANLAELGAVSALTQGSISAVLTNGSFVANRAATFSYGSRTFLALNNGTAGFQDTSNAVIEITGFSGSLTNLAIA, from the coding sequence TTGGGCAACGATATTCTCCTGGGCGGTGGTAACGGTGATGACCTGTTAGTTGGCGGTGCTGGTGCTGATAATCTCACGGGCGGTAATGGGGCTGATACTTTCCGCTTCGCCTTGAGTGATTCGCTGCTGAGTAATTTTGACCGCATCACCGACCTGAAAATTGGCACAGATATCATCAATGGCCCCACTGCTGTTAGTGCCGCTAACCTAGCCGAACTGGGGGCGGTAAGTGCTTTAACCCAAGGCTCAATCAGCGCGGTGTTGACTAACGGTAGCTTTGTTGCCAACCGTGCAGCCACCTTTAGCTATGGTAGCCGTACCTTCCTGGCGCTGAATAATGGCACGGCGGGTTTCCAAGATACCAGCAATGCGGTGATTGAGATTACCGGGTTTAGCGGTAGTTTGACGAATTTGGCGATCGCTTAA
- a CDS encoding GvpL/GvpF family gas vesicle protein encodes MSFYIYGILTLPAPQNLNLEGLDRQPVQIKILDDFAVIYSEAQQERYLASRRNLLSHEKVLEEIMQAGDRYLLPVQFGLLVSSWETVSQQLIRPHQEELTQLLAKLSGCREVSVKVFWDTEAEIQGLLAEHPNLKTERDKLVGQPLSMERVIQIGQVIEQGMSDRKQGIIDVFKGTLNSIAIEVVENTPQVDTMIYNSAYLIPWEAESQFSEHVESLDRQFENRLRIRYNNFTAPYNFARLRLTTSN; translated from the coding sequence ATGAGTTTTTACATTTATGGAATTTTGACCTTGCCTGCTCCACAAAATTTAAATTTAGAGGGCTTAGATCGGCAACCTGTACAAATTAAAATTTTGGATGATTTTGCAGTCATCTACTCGGAAGCACAGCAAGAGCGTTATTTGGCCAGCCGTCGTAACCTGCTAAGTCATGAGAAAGTCCTTGAGGAAATCATGCAAGCAGGCGATCGCTATTTACTGCCCGTGCAATTTGGACTTTTGGTTTCAAGCTGGGAAACGGTTTCGCAGCAATTAATTCGTCCTCATCAAGAAGAATTGACGCAATTGCTTGCGAAGTTATCGGGTTGCCGAGAAGTTAGTGTCAAAGTTTTTTGGGATACCGAGGCAGAAATTCAGGGACTATTAGCAGAACACCCAAATCTCAAAACCGAAAGGGATAAGCTAGTGGGTCAACCCCTGAGTATGGAGCGGGTAATCCAAATAGGGCAAGTCATCGAACAGGGAATGAGCGATCGCAAGCAAGGCATCATAGATGTATTTAAAGGCACGCTCAACTCCATTGCGATCGAGGTGGTGGAAAATACTCCCCAAGTGGACACAATGATCTACAATTCAGCCTACCTAATTCCTTGGGAAGCAGAATCACAATTTAGCGAACACGTTGAATCACTCGATCGTCAATTTGAAAACCGTTTGCGAATTCGTTACAACAATTTCACTGCCCCGTATAACTTTGCTCGTCTTCGATTAACCACTTCCAACTGA
- a CDS encoding gas vesicle protein K — protein MQAISKSKGSDSGLAPLLLTVVELIRQLMEAQVIRRMDAGTLNDSELDRAAESLQKLEQQVVQLCEIFDIDPADLNINLGEMGNLLPQSGGYYPGETSSQPSILELLDRLLNTGVVVEGDLDLGLAQLSLVHAKLRLVLTSKPL, from the coding sequence ATGCAGGCGATTAGCAAATCAAAAGGTTCCGATTCCGGTTTAGCGCCGTTGTTACTGACGGTTGTTGAACTGATACGCCAACTCATGGAAGCTCAGGTGATTCGGCGCATGGATGCTGGCACTCTCAACGACTCTGAGCTAGATCGGGCTGCCGAAAGCCTGCAAAAGCTTGAACAGCAGGTTGTTCAGCTTTGCGAGATATTTGATATTGACCCAGCCGATCTAAATATTAACTTGGGTGAAATGGGAAATTTACTTCCCCAATCTGGAGGATACTACCCCGGTGAAACCTCTAGTCAACCCTCTATTCTAGAACTCCTCGATCGCCTATTAAATACTGGTGTTGTGGTTGAAGGCGACTTGGACTTAGGACTGGCTCAGTTAAGCTTAGTTCATGCCAAGTTAAGATTAGTACTCACCTCTAAACCCCTGTAA
- a CDS encoding ArsA family ATPase codes for MTNGMELFDNLHLAMFSGKGGVGKTTISCTFACRWAQKFANEQILLISTDPAHSLGDVLQVSVDDIPRPIAELPNLLVRALDAKRLLQDFKERYGQVLELLVERGSFVEGEDLSPVWDLNWPGLDELMGLLEIQRLLNEQQVDRVVVDMAPSGHTLNLFGLMDFLDTFLHSLELFQEKHRIISKTFAGSYTPDRADDFLQTLKAELSQGRRLLQDPTHTACLLVAIAEPMSWLESKRFLEALQTMQIPCGGLFVNQVLASATDPDRYQEQQPLIGQYTALANEKPMFIVPQQDEEPLGILALSHLIDQIHVPQLEPLSFIDLLPVQWPETIPPSFGDFLTKGRRLLLIGGKGGVGKTTVAAAIGWAMAQQHPDRKIRMVSIDPAHSLGDAFGLSLGHEPYQITANLRGQEVDGDRILDQFRADYLWELAQMMSGETQTSETIEMAYAPVAWRKIVDQALPGIDEMLSLLTVMELLEQQEEDLIILDTAPTGHLLRFLEMPTALADWLAWIFKLWIKYQNVLGRTEFMGRLRTLRQRVVKAQKVLKDPQQTEFIGVTLNQASVLAEQQRLFKSMQEIGVSQNYVVLNRFTSTATINCDFPGLTMVRLPMLPRSVQPLERIQAAAGCLF; via the coding sequence ATGACAAACGGGATGGAACTTTTTGATAACCTACACCTTGCTATGTTTAGCGGCAAAGGTGGAGTCGGAAAAACGACAATCTCCTGCACCTTTGCATGTCGTTGGGCGCAGAAATTTGCTAATGAGCAAATTCTTTTAATCTCAACCGATCCGGCTCACTCTCTTGGAGATGTCTTACAAGTTAGCGTTGATGACATTCCTCGTCCCATAGCGGAACTACCCAATCTACTAGTAAGGGCTTTGGATGCAAAGCGTCTGCTACAAGACTTTAAAGAACGTTATGGTCAGGTTTTAGAACTGTTAGTGGAGCGCGGTAGTTTTGTTGAAGGAGAAGACTTGTCTCCAGTTTGGGATTTAAATTGGCCTGGACTGGACGAATTGATGGGTTTGTTAGAGATCCAACGCCTTTTAAACGAGCAGCAGGTAGATAGAGTAGTAGTTGATATGGCTCCTAGCGGTCATACTCTCAACTTGTTTGGATTGATGGATTTTTTAGACACTTTCCTCCACTCTCTTGAACTGTTTCAAGAAAAGCATCGGATTATTAGCAAGACCTTTGCTGGAAGTTACACACCCGATCGCGCTGACGATTTTTTGCAAACCCTGAAAGCTGAACTGTCACAAGGTCGTCGTCTGCTTCAAGATCCCACCCATACAGCTTGTTTGTTAGTTGCGATCGCCGAACCAATGAGTTGGTTGGAGTCAAAACGATTCCTAGAAGCCTTACAAACCATGCAGATTCCTTGCGGAGGGTTGTTTGTTAACCAAGTCCTTGCCAGTGCGACTGACCCAGATCGTTACCAAGAACAACAACCACTTATCGGCCAGTATACGGCTCTTGCTAACGAAAAGCCGATGTTTATTGTGCCACAGCAAGATGAGGAGCCTTTAGGGATTCTAGCCCTCAGCCATCTGATCGACCAAATCCATGTTCCTCAGCTTGAACCGCTATCTTTTATCGATCTACTCCCAGTTCAATGGCCGGAAACAATTCCTCCTAGCTTTGGAGATTTTCTCACCAAAGGTCGTCGCCTGTTACTAATTGGCGGTAAGGGTGGAGTAGGCAAAACCACAGTAGCAGCTGCCATTGGTTGGGCTATGGCTCAACAACATCCCGATCGCAAAATTCGTATGGTTTCCATCGATCCAGCCCACTCCTTGGGCGATGCCTTTGGTCTGAGTTTAGGACACGAACCATATCAAATAACTGCTAATCTTCGAGGTCAGGAAGTAGATGGCGATCGCATTCTCGATCAATTCAGAGCCGATTACCTGTGGGAACTGGCCCAAATGATGAGTGGCGAAACCCAAACAAGCGAAACTATTGAAATGGCCTATGCTCCTGTTGCTTGGCGTAAAATTGTCGATCAAGCTTTACCAGGAATTGATGAAATGCTTTCTCTGTTAACAGTAATGGAATTGCTAGAGCAACAAGAAGAAGACTTGATTATTTTAGACACTGCTCCTACAGGTCATCTTCTGCGTTTTCTCGAAATGCCAACTGCACTAGCAGACTGGCTAGCTTGGATTTTCAAACTCTGGATCAAGTATCAGAATGTCCTTGGTCGTACAGAATTTATGGGGCGTTTAAGAACTTTGCGACAGCGCGTGGTTAAAGCCCAAAAAGTCTTAAAAGACCCACAACAAACAGAGTTCATTGGGGTTACACTTAACCAGGCTAGTGTACTTGCCGAACAACAACGCCTGTTCAAATCTATGCAAGAAATAGGTGTGAGCCAGAATTACGTTGTTCTCAACCGCTTTACTTCTACAGCAACCATTAATTGCGATTTTCCAGGTTTGACAATGGTTCGCTTACCAATGCTTCCTCGCTCAGTTCAGCCTTTAGAACGCATCCAAGCAGCAGCCGGCTGTTTATTTTAA
- the gvpN gene encoding gas vesicle protein GvpN, with protein MTTVLNASPQRFVNTPAVQRIAQRALRYLQSGFSIHLRGAAGVGKTTLAMHLADLLNQPIILLFGDDEFKTSDLIGNQLGYTRKKVVDNFIHSVIKVEDEVRQHWVDARLTLACKEGFTLVYDEFNRSHPEVNNVLLSVLEERLLVLPTNQHRAEYIRVHPQFRAILTSNPQEYCGVHATQDALMDRVITIDMPTPDELSQQEIVVHKTGIDSEKAEVIVRIVRTFWSRSGSGQGGGLRSCLMIAKICHEHEISVNPGDPSFQDICADILLSRTNQPLIEATRLLEEVLSEFYHRINTQSQPSEIIPNNQNQIVLEQRVPYEHEVYNYLCNSPGRRFSELAVELGIDRSQIVAALKSLREQGVLVQMQGNAESPSISQTVAFDSGHLINK; from the coding sequence TTGACAACAGTATTAAATGCATCTCCCCAACGATTTGTCAATACACCTGCGGTTCAACGCATCGCTCAACGTGCTTTGCGCTATCTACAGTCAGGTTTTTCAATACACTTACGTGGTGCAGCCGGAGTCGGAAAAACTACTCTGGCAATGCATCTAGCTGATTTGCTCAATCAGCCGATCATCCTCTTATTTGGAGATGATGAGTTTAAAACCTCAGACTTGATTGGTAATCAATTAGGTTATACCCGTAAAAAGGTTGTTGATAACTTCATCCACAGCGTTATCAAAGTTGAGGATGAAGTCCGACAACATTGGGTTGATGCACGATTAACCTTAGCTTGTAAAGAAGGATTTACGCTGGTTTACGACGAATTCAATCGATCGCACCCGGAGGTAAATAACGTTTTACTCTCCGTACTTGAGGAGAGGTTGTTAGTATTACCAACAAACCAACATCGAGCCGAGTATATCCGGGTTCATCCTCAGTTTCGGGCAATCTTAACATCAAATCCTCAAGAGTATTGTGGAGTTCATGCAACTCAGGATGCTTTGATGGATCGTGTTATTACCATCGATATGCCTACACCTGATGAACTGAGTCAGCAGGAAATTGTAGTTCATAAAACAGGTATAGATTCTGAGAAAGCAGAAGTAATTGTCCGCATAGTACGGACGTTTTGGAGTCGATCTGGCTCTGGACAGGGCGGTGGATTGCGTTCCTGTCTGATGATTGCCAAAATCTGCCACGAACATGAAATTTCCGTAAACCCTGGAGATCCTAGCTTCCAAGATATTTGTGCCGATATCCTGCTTTCTCGCACGAATCAACCTCTCATAGAAGCAACTCGACTACTGGAAGAGGTTTTAAGTGAATTCTATCATCGTATAAATACTCAATCTCAGCCGTCAGAGATAATACCAAACAACCAAAATCAGATTGTATTGGAACAACGAGTACCTTACGAGCATGAAGTCTACAACTACCTATGTAATTCTCCAGGAAGGCGTTTCTCTGAATTGGCAGTAGAGTTAGGGATCGATCGCAGTCAAATTGTCGCTGCACTCAAGTCTCTCAGGGAGCAGGGAGTATTAGTCCAAATGCAGGGCAATGCCGAGTCGCCGAGCATATCACAAACAGTTGCTTTTGATTCTGGCCATTTAATAAACAAATGA
- a CDS encoding gas vesicle protein GvpG: MVLRFLLLPITGPLMGVTWLGEKILEQASTEIDDKENLSKQLLALQLAFDMGEIPEEEFEIQEEALLLAILEAEQEERDQTQEY; the protein is encoded by the coding sequence ATGGTTCTGCGCTTCTTACTATTACCGATTACTGGCCCATTAATGGGGGTAACGTGGCTTGGGGAAAAAATTTTAGAACAGGCGAGTACTGAAATTGATGATAAAGAAAATCTGAGCAAGCAGCTTCTTGCACTCCAACTTGCTTTTGATATGGGGGAAATTCCTGAAGAAGAGTTTGAAATTCAGGAAGAAGCTCTTTTATTAGCGATTCTGGAAGCAGAACAGGAGGAACGCGATCAAACACAAGAGTATTGA
- a CDS encoding gas vesicle protein, with the protein MSTNTNRGAITTSTQGSTLADILERVLDKGIVIAGDISISVGSTELLNIRIRLLISSVDKAKEIGINWWESDPYLNSQTRTLLATNQQLQERLASLETELQSLKALNPINHQNAGD; encoded by the coding sequence ATGAGTACTAATACTAACCGGGGAGCTATCACCACATCAACTCAAGGTTCTACCTTGGCAGATATTCTAGAACGGGTTCTGGATAAAGGCATTGTTATCGCAGGAGATATTTCTATTTCCGTAGGCTCCACAGAATTGCTCAACATCCGGATTCGTTTGTTGATTTCTTCTGTTGATAAAGCCAAAGAGATTGGAATTAACTGGTGGGAGAGCGACCCCTATCTTAATAGTCAAACTCGCACCTTATTAGCAACTAATCAACAACTTCAAGAGCGTCTTGCCAGTCTAGAAACAGAACTGCAATCGCTCAAAGCACTCAATCCTATTAATCATCAGAATGCAGGCGATTAG